One region of Candidatus Brocadia sp. genomic DNA includes:
- a CDS encoding nucleotidyltransferase domain-containing protein — translation MTNRFGLEESDIQAICAIFAHYPQVEKAILYGSRAKGNFKNGSDIDLTLFGGEDLTLDILYSITDEIDDLLLPYTFDLSIFRQISDPDVIDHIQRVGVVFYQKATETSHV, via the coding sequence ATGACAAACCGCTTTGGTCTTGAGGAAAGCGACATACAAGCCATTTGCGCCATATTTGCCCATTATCCTCAGGTGGAAAAGGCGATCCTCTATGGCTCACGCGCCAAAGGTAACTTCAAAAACGGCTCTGATATTGACCTGACGCTATTCGGAGGGGAGGATTTGACGCTTGATATTCTCTACAGCATCACGGACGAGATAGACGACCTGCTCCTGCCCTATACCTTCGACCTGTCCATCTTTCGGCAAATCAGCGACCCTGATGTGATTGACCATATACAGCGGGTGGGGGTTGTGTTCTATCAGAAAGCAACGGAGACATCCCACGTCTGA
- a CDS encoding nucleotidyltransferase: MSAEDIRWIQRYNHFDKALNQLTKFIEKGDLSELEKQGLIQAFEYTYELAWNTIKDYFEAQGETDIHGSRDTFRLAFRRGLIENGKTWMDMIKSRTLTTHTYNENIAEEVCSAIVNKYYPEFVAFRTRLQNFMEKN; encoded by the coding sequence ATGAGCGCAGAGGATATTCGCTGGATACAGCGGTACAACCATTTTGATAAGGCGCTAAACCAATTGACAAAATTTATAGAGAAAGGCGATCTGAGTGAGCTCGAAAAACAGGGGCTGATTCAGGCGTTTGAATATACTTATGAATTAGCTTGGAACACTATTAAAGATTACTTCGAAGCCCAGGGAGAAACCGACATACACGGCAGTCGTGATACCTTTCGTCTGGCATTCAGACGAGGGCTGATTGAGAACGGCAAAACATGGATGGATATGATTAAGAGCAGAACTTTAACGACTCACACTTATAATGAAAACATTGCCGAAGAGGTTTGCTCTGCTATTGTCAATAAATATTATCCTGAATTCGTTGCGTTCCGAACCAGGTTGCAAAATTTTATGGAGAAGAACTAA
- a CDS encoding thiamine pyrophosphate-binding protein produces MKIITGGALLLDVLVQCGIKYVFSISGEHIGTVYDAFEKFPEIKLIVPRCETAAALMASGYTASTGCSSVAMSTVGAGVIYEVSGLSKAWFNYLPVLSIAPQLQSWKIKPHQENLQGCNQDEIFFPITKWNTIVYTWERIPQMIYRAFREAWQGIPGPVHVDIPVDVLFRYKVLTKKKRQSIMPPAERTMYRGNIVGDSFYLKEACETIQKSERPIIVLGQGFGRPGRYQEMKETANKLGIPVITTVHSSGVFCGDDNCYAGDASLFVNSKLGIELLNKADLFIIAGIDPYSERILSEMKNSSHLKSIIQIEIDPSAFADSIPNLCPVHADPKSSFSYFEREAKTNKNAFRTWRDDFYKNCDLLAGELSKGFDDAGKIFASLKNISSGTDIFIVDGKELSLAASCFFRKAIYKNLFIMDDRDIPGAGLPFAIGAAIGNPDNNVVLITDKNSLFYHIRELQPAVSAGLEFTIICVDTINKDNNVANTRLALEGMDCPVKEIDLLSIKRDDIVKGKIKTPCAIIIK; encoded by the coding sequence ATGAAAATAATCACTGGGGGGGCATTGCTTTTAGATGTACTTGTTCAATGTGGAATCAAGTATGTGTTTTCTATATCCGGAGAACACATAGGCACAGTATATGATGCATTTGAAAAATTCCCGGAAATTAAGCTGATTGTCCCACGCTGTGAAACTGCCGCAGCTCTCATGGCATCCGGCTATACTGCCTCTACAGGATGCTCAAGCGTAGCAATGTCAACGGTCGGGGCTGGGGTCATATATGAAGTTTCAGGGCTGTCAAAGGCGTGGTTCAATTATCTGCCTGTTTTATCTATTGCCCCACAGCTTCAAAGCTGGAAAATAAAACCGCATCAGGAAAATTTACAAGGTTGTAATCAGGATGAAATATTTTTCCCTATTACCAAATGGAATACTATCGTTTACACCTGGGAGAGAATACCCCAAATGATTTACAGGGCGTTCAGGGAGGCGTGGCAAGGTATACCAGGACCGGTACATGTTGATATCCCTGTGGATGTATTGTTCAGATACAAGGTACTTACAAAAAAGAAAAGGCAGAGTATAATGCCTCCTGCCGAGAGGACGATGTATAGAGGTAACATAGTGGGAGACTCCTTTTATCTGAAAGAAGCCTGTGAGACAATTCAAAAGTCTGAAAGGCCTATTATTGTTTTAGGTCAGGGTTTTGGACGTCCCGGGCGATATCAGGAGATGAAAGAGACCGCAAATAAACTGGGAATACCTGTTATAACTACAGTGCACAGTTCCGGAGTTTTTTGTGGTGATGATAATTGTTATGCTGGAGATGCTTCGTTATTCGTGAATTCAAAGCTAGGAATTGAATTATTGAATAAGGCGGATCTTTTCATTATTGCAGGAATCGATCCTTATTCAGAACGTATTCTCTCTGAGATGAAAAATTCTTCGCATTTAAAGAGTATTATCCAGATAGAAATTGATCCGTCAGCTTTTGCAGACAGCATTCCTAACCTTTGTCCCGTACATGCAGATCCCAAGAGTAGTTTCTCTTATTTTGAACGAGAAGCGAAAACGAATAAAAACGCTTTCCGTACATGGAGGGATGATTTCTATAAAAATTGCGACCTATTAGCAGGAGAGTTGTCAAAAGGGTTTGACGATGCAGGGAAAATATTTGCTTCACTTAAAAATATTTCTTCCGGCACTGATATCTTTATCGTTGATGGGAAAGAGTTATCACTTGCAGCATCTTGTTTCTTTAGAAAGGCCATCTATAAAAATCTTTTTATCATGGATGACCGGGACATACCAGGGGCTGGACTCCCTTTTGCGATAGGTGCAGCGATTGGTAATCCAGATAATAACGTAGTTCTTATCACGGATAAGAATTCACTTTTTTACCATATAAGAGAATTACAACCAGCCGTTTCAGCAGGATTAGAGTTTACTATCATATGCGTGGATACTATAAATAAAGACAATAATGTAGCAAACACGAGATTAGCATTGGAAGGCATGGACTGCCCTGTAAAGGAGATAGACCTTTTGTCAATAAAAAGGGATGATATAGTTAAGGGCAAAATCAAAACACCTTGTGCAATAATAATAAAGTGA
- a CDS encoding thiamine pyrophosphate-binding protein, translating into MGDLNVEDLSGNELIARSLAANGINYVFTTSSDRLGPLRACLEKKASINVIIARTEGAAALMADGYIRRSGKFAVVLTDDNGRSLSQIYGVANSWADKTPLLSLSICNDDEVDYNKGFNRYRFDQNTVYHEITIWRKRINTLLSIPDTIKKGKLESTRHKRGPVHIDIPFGLLEKTISFDTTVFSPPSSSVTTEMRPIRLAGDKLKIEKAASSIKNAKKPLIFCGGGVKVSEAYEEVIRFIEAFKIPAATTMGGFGSIPSDHEYCLGGPAYTTGEAFHVAIKDADIVLALGVSFCGLDGFGLPPLWSDKIKFIHVNVDPLQIGLNVSPEISILGDVKTVLNQLTEQLRSEGFSGKPAWRSWAKYLSHLKEGRYKRLNKFINKKWPVIQQGKVIQELGKVIKRDDLVLVLDGGNTPVFFATHAPSLGPRQSFYPFGMAAIGCGIPYAIGVQLASPGKRVMLISGDGSFLYHIQELETICRLNLPIMIIISNDSAWNMIRAMQYFMFAGNFVGTMLPDIDYSKIARGFGLPATRVDKVEDILPAYEKGVSEGRAALVDIITDKNNFPDCLSSFSLIEFDGLLKLLNPIKVLKSSLLIMKLGWSKVFFNLTYIRKALLRVNIMARWRS; encoded by the coding sequence TTGGGAGATTTAAACGTGGAAGATCTTTCAGGTAACGAACTCATCGCGAGAAGTCTTGCTGCCAATGGAATCAATTATGTTTTTACTACATCTTCAGACAGACTTGGCCCTCTCAGAGCGTGTTTAGAAAAGAAGGCGAGTATAAACGTAATTATTGCGAGAACTGAAGGGGCAGCGGCCTTAATGGCAGATGGTTACATTAGGCGTTCCGGGAAGTTTGCCGTTGTATTAACTGATGACAATGGCAGATCATTATCGCAGATTTACGGAGTTGCAAATTCCTGGGCTGATAAGACCCCTTTGCTTTCTTTGTCAATTTGCAATGATGATGAAGTTGATTACAATAAAGGGTTCAACAGATACAGATTTGACCAAAATACAGTGTATCATGAGATTACCATTTGGAGGAAACGGATCAATACACTTTTGAGCATTCCAGACACTATAAAGAAGGGAAAACTTGAAAGTACCAGGCATAAAAGAGGTCCGGTACATATTGACATACCTTTCGGATTATTAGAGAAAACAATCTCTTTTGATACTACCGTATTCTCACCGCCATCTTCATCTGTTACAACCGAAATGAGACCCATAAGGCTGGCCGGAGATAAACTTAAAATTGAAAAAGCAGCATCGAGTATTAAAAATGCAAAAAAACCTCTCATCTTTTGCGGGGGAGGAGTGAAAGTCTCTGAGGCCTATGAAGAGGTTATTCGTTTTATTGAAGCGTTTAAGATTCCTGCTGCTACAACAATGGGTGGTTTCGGCTCTATACCGTCAGATCATGAGTATTGCCTTGGCGGGCCGGCCTATACAACGGGTGAGGCCTTTCATGTTGCTATCAAAGATGCTGACATTGTACTGGCGCTGGGAGTAAGCTTTTGTGGATTAGACGGATTTGGTCTTCCTCCTTTATGGTCTGACAAGATTAAATTTATTCATGTCAATGTAGATCCGCTTCAGATTGGTCTGAACGTATCTCCCGAGATATCAATATTGGGGGATGTTAAAACTGTTCTTAATCAATTAACAGAGCAATTGCGTTCTGAAGGTTTTAGCGGAAAACCTGCATGGAGGTCATGGGCAAAGTATCTTTCTCATCTGAAAGAGGGCCGGTACAAGAGACTTAATAAATTTATCAATAAAAAGTGGCCGGTTATACAACAGGGAAAAGTCATACAAGAGCTGGGGAAAGTCATAAAGAGGGATGATCTGGTCTTGGTACTGGATGGAGGTAACACACCAGTTTTTTTTGCTACGCATGCGCCTTCACTGGGGCCCCGGCAATCTTTTTATCCTTTTGGCATGGCCGCAATTGGTTGTGGGATACCTTATGCCATTGGGGTTCAATTAGCCTCACCGGGGAAACGGGTTATGCTGATAAGCGGTGATGGGTCATTTTTGTACCATATCCAGGAACTCGAGACCATTTGCAGGCTAAACTTACCTATTATGATAATAATCTCCAATGATTCTGCATGGAATATGATCAGGGCGATGCAGTATTTCATGTTTGCAGGAAATTTTGTTGGCACTATGCTTCCTGACATTGATTACTCAAAAATAGCCCGGGGATTTGGCTTGCCTGCAACACGGGTGGATAAGGTCGAGGACATACTACCCGCGTACGAAAAAGGGGTAAGTGAAGGCAGAGCTGCGCTCGTTGATATTATAACTGACAAAAACAATTTTCCGGACTGTCTGTCGAGTTTCTCTCTTATTGAGTTTGATGGTTTATTGAAGCTTTTAAATCCGATTAAGGTATTAAAGAGTTCATTATTGATAATGAAATTAGGATGGAGCAAGGTGTTCTTTAATCTTACCTATATCAGGAAAGCTTTATTGAGGGTGAACATAATGGCCAGGTGGAGGTCTTAA